From a region of the Thermomicrobium roseum DSM 5159 genome:
- the galE gene encoding UDP-glucose 4-epimerase GalE, with product MAAALTVLVTGGAGYVGSFTVRALQQAGHEVVVFDNLRQGHRSAVCVPLVVGELIDREAVATCFRRWRFDAVIHLAAYTSVRESVTDPNKYVVHNVGGTIVLLEACLRHDVPYLVFSSSSEVYGEARYLPLDEAHPTEPTNPYGATKLQVEHYLRWYDAAYGLRSISLRYFNAAGAALDGSMGEDHRPEEHLIPNAIRGALGLQAFRLTSPVVATPDGTTIRDYVHVLDLAEAHVLALEALRQGHPTDVINLGSGVGYSTRQIIELVQELTGVRFPVERGEARPGEPPIKYASYAKAERVLGWRPRYGIEEIIASAVRWHTRFPHGYPD from the coding sequence ATGGCTGCAGCGCTCACCGTGCTGGTTACCGGAGGAGCTGGGTACGTCGGTTCTTTTACGGTGCGCGCGCTCCAACAAGCTGGTCATGAGGTGGTCGTCTTCGACAACCTGCGGCAAGGGCATCGCTCAGCCGTCTGCGTTCCCCTGGTTGTCGGTGAGTTGATCGATCGCGAGGCTGTCGCAACCTGCTTCCGTCGCTGGCGTTTCGACGCGGTCATCCATCTCGCGGCGTACACCTCCGTACGCGAGTCGGTCACCGACCCGAACAAGTACGTGGTGCACAATGTGGGCGGAACGATCGTGCTCCTCGAGGCCTGTTTGCGGCACGATGTTCCCTATCTGGTCTTTTCCTCTTCCTCGGAAGTGTACGGCGAAGCACGGTATCTCCCGCTCGACGAAGCGCATCCGACGGAGCCGACCAATCCGTATGGAGCGACCAAGCTCCAGGTCGAGCACTATCTGCGCTGGTACGACGCAGCCTACGGCTTGCGCTCCATCAGCCTCCGCTACTTCAACGCAGCGGGTGCCGCGCTCGACGGTTCGATGGGTGAAGATCATCGACCCGAAGAGCACTTGATTCCGAATGCCATCCGGGGAGCGCTCGGCCTGCAGGCGTTTCGCCTCACCTCCCCGGTCGTCGCGACACCGGACGGGACGACGATCCGGGATTACGTGCACGTGCTCGATCTCGCGGAGGCCCATGTGCTGGCGCTCGAGGCACTCCGGCAGGGGCACCCGACTGACGTGATCAATCTCGGGAGCGGTGTCGGCTATTCCACGCGGCAGATCATCGAACTCGTCCAGGAGCTGACCGGTGTGCGTTTCCCGGTCGAGCGCGGCGAGGCGCGTCCGGGCGAGCCGCCGATCAAGTACGCGAGCTACGCCAAGGCCGAACGCGTCCTCGGCTGGCGACCACGTTACGGAATCGAGGAAATCATCGCTTCGGCGGTGCGTTGGCACACGCGCTTTCCGCACGGCTATCCGGACTGA
- a CDS encoding M81 family metallopeptidase codes for MRRPRIAIAELSHETNAFARTRVDLAFVEQCGIARGATVVTRARDTATVLAGFIDIANELAFTLVPLLAVWITPAGLVTRDAYETLLGELIDRLETAAPVDGVLLSLHGAMVTEHIQDADGELLRRIRATVGQSVPIVAVLDLHANISPLMVEQADLLIGYHTYPHVDQRARGRQAGLALARLLDRTIHPTPVLVKPAMLPTSQRMTTDRPPMRTLMQHAEEWERHPRVVDVTIAGGFPPADVPEAGLSVLVTTDDDPALAAKVAEELAALAWDLRHGFLGGVATWEEAAEAIRHIERGPLVLVDIADNPWTGGPGDSVELLRFLLKEQVRPAALALVRDPEVVDECFRAGIGATVEVELGGKTDDLHGPPLPVRGTIRLLSDGRYVNAGPMHAGVTVDLGRTVVLRVEGIDVLVTERAESPIDLNVFRSHGIEPTEQRVIGLKGKGHFRAAFEPIAERVVLVEGPGITGSDLRRLPFRFIRRPIWPLDVA; via the coding sequence ATGCGACGCCCACGCATCGCTATCGCCGAACTTTCTCACGAGACGAACGCGTTCGCACGCACCCGTGTCGATCTCGCATTCGTCGAGCAGTGCGGGATTGCCCGTGGCGCGACGGTCGTGACTCGTGCGCGGGACACTGCGACCGTTCTGGCTGGGTTCATCGATATCGCCAACGAACTGGCGTTCACGCTGGTCCCGCTGCTCGCGGTATGGATCACGCCAGCTGGTCTGGTCACGCGCGACGCCTACGAGACGCTCCTCGGCGAACTCATCGATCGCCTGGAGACAGCAGCCCCAGTCGATGGCGTGCTGCTTTCGCTCCACGGTGCGATGGTGACCGAGCACATCCAGGACGCTGATGGCGAACTGCTCCGCCGCATTCGTGCGACGGTCGGACAGTCCGTCCCGATCGTCGCGGTTCTCGACCTCCATGCCAACATCAGCCCACTCATGGTGGAACAGGCCGACTTGCTCATCGGCTACCACACCTATCCGCACGTCGATCAGCGGGCGCGCGGTCGGCAGGCTGGCCTGGCACTCGCCCGCTTGTTGGACCGTACGATCCACCCGACGCCAGTACTGGTCAAACCGGCGATGCTGCCGACGTCCCAGCGTATGACGACCGATCGCCCACCGATGCGGACACTCATGCAGCATGCTGAGGAATGGGAGCGCCATCCCCGCGTTGTCGACGTGACGATCGCTGGCGGATTCCCGCCAGCTGACGTTCCAGAAGCCGGGTTGAGCGTGCTGGTGACGACCGACGACGACCCCGCGCTGGCTGCGAAGGTGGCCGAAGAACTGGCTGCCCTCGCCTGGGACCTGCGCCACGGCTTTCTCGGCGGTGTCGCGACCTGGGAAGAGGCAGCCGAGGCCATCCGGCACATCGAGCGCGGCCCCCTCGTCCTCGTCGACATCGCCGACAACCCCTGGACAGGCGGCCCAGGTGACAGCGTCGAACTTCTCCGCTTCCTGTTGAAGGAGCAGGTACGGCCGGCCGCACTCGCGCTGGTGCGCGATCCGGAAGTGGTGGACGAGTGCTTCCGAGCAGGAATCGGTGCCACCGTCGAGGTCGAACTCGGTGGCAAGACAGACGATCTCCATGGGCCTCCGCTCCCCGTGCGCGGGACGATCCGGCTGCTCTCCGACGGCCGGTACGTCAATGCCGGGCCGATGCACGCGGGCGTGACGGTCGACCTCGGTCGGACCGTCGTGCTCCGCGTCGAGGGGATCGATGTGCTGGTGACGGAACGCGCCGAGTCACCGATCGATTTGAACGTCTTCCGCTCGCACGGAATCGAGCCGACCGAGCAACGCGTCATCGGGCTCAAAGGGAAGGGACATTTCCGCGCGGCCTTCGAGCCGATCGCCGAACGAGTCGTCCTCGTCGAAGGACCAGGCATCACGGGGAGCGATCTGCGTCGGCTACCGTTCCGCTTCATCCGCCGGCCGATCTGGCCGCTCGACGTGGCGTGA
- the smc gene encoding chromosome segregation protein SMC: MGVRLLRLALLGFKSFADPVELVFDRGITAIVGPNGSGKSNLAEAIAWVLGEQAGSAVRSRRADDVIFAGGPDRPSLGMAEVTLTLEQDGDELGVPFREVSVTRRVFRDGETQYLINGSRARLRDVLRIAAILRADWIITRQGSVDDVLEQRPAERRHYLEHAAGLSALRLRQAEARQQLAEAEQHAQRLDDLLRELEPHVHALGEAAQRAREALAVRASLREALLQLSAARWRRAREEEAKARRELGRLESALRAAEADRAALAAELERVEQQQATVLAQRDQLRELRTERAAQAATAQYRTQLARERIAALGRQLDALAHDVEQLEREIRETEQELEHADTSWQATVHALRATEAALREREAAAVQRTRELSALREQLHRIEHELAERVTERERLARTRAALLATQEAYRAELQRAEAAYAARLQERQRLDQERVRLDEQRAALAADVQTLRVEVERQAAQTERAQQELERCVEVVRELEREDALVRGRLETLTNALTGDLVASAARAVLAAAREGKLSGIVGTLGTLLHVPAELETAIEAALGGHLSDIVVEQWSDAEAAIAFLKATKAGRATFHPLDTIRSLPAGRRPLVAREPGVIGVAADLIEAPPALVPIVESLLGRVLVADDLATVRRLLPQLPPGWVIVTREGELARPTGSVTGGATRGRERGFLSLVRQRRAFAARQERLAASLEEARRQFLAARDAVERARRSLESVRDQLRTQETKLVQLDHEWVQLVRSIQRLDDALAREAESIAAVRAALARDDEQARALHEQEDALHAALDDLEHQRAQVADAIARLDTPDPEREQLLEQIATLRERERAGARERSQLAQRLGELRQRLAALHARWDELRAEHTQFLAEAERSDAEAKRLALEAAELETEERARTVEIERLAEQAKALRTESARAEQRLRQLAQESAAARAALERAERALHSLLEQAAWELAEGSLDAGLVERLEQASRAQQDPPERWERRVAELRRRWQELSRFGEAAIAQYESERERYESLRAQLEDVRGTTQALRKLLADLDREVERGLVRSLRALDRAFADTFAELFGGGRARLVARNGAGSIEGVDLVVQPAGKRVRSVQQLSGGERALTAIALRFALLELDPLPFCVLDEVDAALDEANVARFRGVLERLAERTQFLVITHNRVTIEAAGTLYGVTMGEDGVSRVVSLRLADYACG, encoded by the coding sequence ATGGGTGTCCGGCTCCTCCGCCTGGCGCTGCTCGGCTTCAAGAGCTTTGCCGATCCTGTCGAACTCGTCTTCGACCGTGGCATCACCGCCATCGTCGGCCCCAATGGCTCCGGCAAGTCGAACCTCGCTGAGGCCATCGCCTGGGTGCTCGGCGAACAGGCGGGCTCAGCTGTTCGCAGCCGCCGAGCAGACGATGTGATCTTCGCTGGTGGACCCGATCGCCCCTCGCTCGGCATGGCCGAGGTCACGCTGACGTTGGAGCAGGACGGAGACGAACTCGGGGTGCCGTTCCGCGAGGTGAGCGTGACCCGGCGCGTCTTTCGTGACGGCGAGACCCAATACCTCATCAACGGCTCGCGGGCGCGTCTGCGCGACGTCCTGCGCATCGCCGCGATCCTGCGAGCTGATTGGATCATCACTCGGCAAGGGTCGGTCGATGACGTGCTCGAGCAACGTCCGGCTGAGCGCCGGCACTACCTGGAGCATGCGGCGGGCCTGTCTGCGCTCCGCCTGCGACAGGCGGAGGCTCGCCAGCAACTGGCTGAAGCCGAGCAGCATGCGCAGCGACTGGACGACCTGTTGCGCGAGTTGGAGCCGCATGTCCATGCACTCGGCGAAGCCGCTCAGCGCGCACGAGAAGCACTGGCTGTTCGCGCGAGCCTGCGCGAGGCTCTGCTCCAGCTCTCCGCAGCTCGCTGGCGACGCGCCCGTGAGGAGGAGGCAAAGGCCCGCCGCGAACTCGGTCGACTCGAGTCGGCCTTGCGTGCGGCAGAAGCCGATCGTGCTGCACTCGCGGCTGAGCTGGAGCGGGTCGAGCAGCAGCAGGCGACCGTGCTGGCCCAGCGCGACCAGCTCCGGGAGCTCCGTACCGAACGGGCAGCCCAAGCGGCGACTGCCCAGTACCGCACGCAGCTGGCTCGGGAGCGGATCGCTGCCCTCGGAAGACAGTTGGACGCGCTCGCTCACGATGTCGAGCAGCTCGAGCGGGAGATACGGGAGACCGAGCAGGAGCTGGAGCATGCCGACACGAGTTGGCAGGCGACCGTGCACGCATTGCGAGCGACCGAGGCTGCGCTCCGGGAACGAGAAGCTGCCGCAGTGCAGCGCACTCGCGAACTCTCGGCACTGCGCGAGCAGCTGCACCGCATCGAGCACGAACTTGCGGAGCGAGTCACGGAACGTGAGCGGCTCGCGCGCACGCGAGCAGCCCTGCTGGCAACCCAAGAAGCGTATCGGGCTGAACTCCAGCGGGCTGAAGCCGCGTACGCGGCACGTCTGCAGGAGCGCCAGCGACTCGACCAGGAACGCGTTCGCCTCGATGAGCAGCGCGCTGCTCTCGCTGCGGACGTCCAAACCTTGCGGGTGGAGGTGGAACGGCAAGCGGCTCAGACCGAGCGTGCCCAACAGGAACTCGAGCGTTGTGTCGAGGTGGTGCGCGAATTGGAGCGCGAGGACGCTCTCGTCCGGGGCCGTCTGGAAACGCTCACCAATGCCCTGACGGGCGATCTGGTGGCGAGCGCAGCGAGGGCAGTGCTGGCAGCGGCACGCGAGGGAAAACTCTCCGGGATCGTCGGAACGCTCGGAACGTTGCTCCACGTTCCGGCAGAACTGGAAACAGCGATCGAAGCAGCGCTCGGCGGGCACCTTTCCGACATCGTCGTCGAGCAGTGGTCCGATGCCGAGGCAGCGATCGCCTTTCTCAAAGCGACCAAGGCTGGACGAGCGACGTTCCATCCGTTGGATACGATCCGCTCGCTACCAGCTGGGCGTCGCCCACTCGTCGCTCGTGAACCGGGTGTCATCGGGGTCGCAGCTGACCTGATCGAGGCGCCACCAGCACTGGTACCGATCGTGGAGTCGCTTCTGGGACGGGTGCTCGTCGCCGACGATCTGGCGACCGTCCGGCGCTTGCTACCCCAGCTTCCTCCCGGCTGGGTTATCGTGACCCGCGAGGGGGAGCTGGCTCGACCGACCGGCTCGGTCACTGGTGGGGCTACGCGTGGTCGCGAGCGTGGGTTCTTGTCGCTGGTTCGCCAGCGACGCGCGTTCGCTGCCCGACAGGAACGACTCGCTGCGTCGCTCGAGGAAGCCCGGCGGCAGTTCCTCGCCGCACGAGATGCGGTCGAGCGAGCGCGTCGTTCGCTGGAGTCGGTCCGCGACCAGCTGCGGACCCAGGAGACGAAGCTGGTGCAGCTCGATCACGAGTGGGTGCAGCTGGTGCGCAGCATCCAAAGGCTGGATGACGCCCTCGCCCGGGAAGCGGAGTCGATCGCTGCCGTGCGAGCTGCTCTCGCTCGGGACGACGAGCAGGCTCGGGCACTCCACGAGCAGGAGGACGCGCTCCATGCCGCTCTGGACGACCTCGAGCACCAGCGTGCTCAGGTTGCCGATGCGATCGCTCGCCTGGACACGCCCGATCCGGAACGCGAGCAGCTCTTGGAGCAGATCGCGACCTTGCGGGAGCGTGAGCGTGCGGGAGCGCGGGAGCGCAGCCAGCTCGCCCAGCGCCTCGGAGAACTTCGACAGCGGTTGGCTGCGCTGCATGCCCGATGGGATGAGCTCCGGGCAGAACACACCCAGTTCCTGGCCGAAGCAGAGCGCTCGGACGCGGAAGCGAAGCGGCTGGCACTCGAGGCGGCCGAACTCGAAACCGAGGAGCGAGCACGCACGGTCGAGATCGAACGGCTCGCCGAGCAGGCGAAAGCGTTGCGGACCGAATCGGCTCGTGCCGAACAGCGCCTGCGTCAGCTCGCGCAGGAGAGCGCAGCAGCACGTGCCGCGTTGGAGCGTGCCGAGCGCGCACTCCACTCGCTTCTCGAACAAGCAGCCTGGGAACTCGCCGAAGGATCGCTCGATGCAGGACTCGTCGAACGACTCGAGCAGGCTAGTCGCGCTCAGCAGGATCCCCCAGAGCGTTGGGAGCGACGCGTCGCCGAACTCCGGCGGCGCTGGCAGGAGTTGAGCCGGTTCGGAGAGGCCGCGATCGCCCAATACGAGTCGGAACGGGAACGCTACGAATCGCTCCGCGCGCAACTCGAGGACGTGCGGGGCACGACCCAGGCATTGCGCAAGCTCCTCGCCGATCTGGACAGAGAGGTCGAGCGGGGTCTGGTGCGTTCGTTGCGTGCGCTCGATCGTGCTTTCGCGGATACCTTCGCGGAACTGTTCGGTGGTGGGCGAGCACGTCTCGTCGCCCGCAACGGTGCCGGCTCCATCGAGGGGGTCGACCTGGTCGTCCAACCAGCTGGCAAGCGTGTCCGCTCGGTACAGCAGCTGAGCGGTGGCGAGCGGGCGCTGACGGCGATCGCGCTCCGTTTCGCGCTCCTCGAGCTCGACCCGCTGCCGTTTTGCGTTCTGGACGAAGTCGATGCCGCGCTCGATGAGGCGAACGTCGCTCGTTTCCGGGGAGTGCTGGAACGGCTGGCGGAACGCACCCAGTTTCTCGTCATCACGCACAACCGGGTGACGATCGAGGCTGCTGGCACGCTCTACGGTGTCACGATGGGAGAGGACGGTGTCTCGCGCGTCGTGTCGCTCCGACTCGCCGACTATGCATGCGGGTGA